In Panicum virgatum strain AP13 chromosome 4N, P.virgatum_v5, whole genome shotgun sequence, a single window of DNA contains:
- the LOC120671247 gene encoding glycerophosphodiester phosphodiesterase GDPDL7-like isoform X1 — protein sequence MGVRYSHMFLILLLLHGANAALKDPVQKWRTLSGAPPLVIARGGYSGLFPDSSQSAYQFALVNSLPEAVLFCDLQLSSDNVGFCMTGLALDNSTLIAEVFPKNAKTYKVNGEALHGWFSVDFTSNQLTDNVTLIQNVLSRPSVFDGTMGMNLVDDVVGLNPAQLWINVQYGQFFLDHKLNIVEYISSKVKEFGVNYVSSPEVGFLKSLGGKLRKSNVKLILRFLDEKLIEPSTKQTYGAILKDLKSVKTFASGILVPKNYIWPVNKDQYLQPATTLVKDAHALGLEVYAFKFANDFISSYNYSYDPSAEYLQFIDNSDFSVDGVLTDFPSTASAAIACLAHTKDNPLPPPRNDTRPLIITHNGASGIFPGASDLAYRQAVEDGTDIIDCSVQMSKDAVPFCMDSPDLTKGTTAATMFTTKVANVNEIQNGSGIFSFDLSWSEIQTLKPDLVGPFNQEGLKRNPAAKNSGKLMALADFLAFSKRSNVSGILVDIRNAPYLATRGMGIVEAVSSALVNASYDKETRQQVLIASDNSAVLVAFSKFPGFKRVLQISHMISDASKQSVEEVAKFADAVSISRGSVVEAQGSFLVRFTDVINKMHSANLSVYIGVLRDEFMNLAFDFCANPMAEIVLYSSLMADGIVTEFPATAAEYFRSPCSDFSKNLTYTVMPPRPGSLLNVTDPHALPPAQGPVPVLEPADVVDPPLPPVTIGGHGAAPSSNDSSTKSGATAAGASSGLCLLVAGLAALLAVSSRRP from the exons ATGGGAGTAAGATATTCTCATATGTTTCTTATCCTGCTATTGCTTCACGGAGCTAATGCTGCTTTGAAGGACCCAGTACAGAAATGGCGGACTCTAAGTG GTGCTCCTCCATTAGTCATAGCTCGTGGTGGGTACTCTGGGTTGTTCCCTGATTCAAGCCAATCTGCGTACCAGTTTGCCCTGGTGAATAGTCTTCCTGAAGCTGTTCTTTTCTGTGATCTGCAACTTTCTAGTGACAATGTTGGATTCTGCATGACTGGCTTGGCACTTGACAACTCAACTCTAATAGCTGAGGTCTTCCCTAAGAATGCCAAGACATACAAAGTGAATGGAGAAGCTCTGCATGGATGGTTTTCAGTCGACTTCACTTCAAATCAGTTAACGGACAATGTTACAT TGATCCAGAATGTTCTGTCTCGCCCGAGCGTATTTGATGGCACCATGGGAATGAACCTTGTTGATGATGTAGTAGGACTCAACCCTGCTCAACTTTGGATTAATGTACAG TATGGCCAGTTCTTCCTAGATCACAAATTAAATATCGTAGAATATATATCATCTAAAGTGAAAGAATTTGGGGTCAATTATGTCTCCTCACCTGAAGTTGGATTCCTTAAAAGCCTTGGTGGGAAGCTGAGGAAGAGCAATGTGAAGCTCATTTTACGGTTTCTTGATGAGAAACTCATCGAACCTTCCACAAAACAAACCTATGGAGCCATTCTAAAGGACTTGAAATCAGTCAAGACTTTTGCCTCTGGAATTCTCGTCCCCAAGAATTACATTTGGCCTGTGAACAAGGATCAGTACTTGCAGCCAGCTACTACTTTGGTGAAAGATGCTCATGCCCTAGGCTTGGAGGTCTATGCATTTAAGTTTGCCAATGATTTCATCTCAAGTTACAACTACAGCTATGATCCTAGTGCCGAGTATTTGCAGTTTATTGATAATTCTGACTTCTCTGTTGATGGTGTCCTCACGGACTTCCCGTCCACAGCTTCAGCAGCCATTG CCTGTTTAGCACATACTAAGGACaaccctcttcctcctcccagaA ATGATACCAGGCCACTGATCATCACCCACAATGGTGCAAGTGGCATCTTCCCTGGTGCCTCTGACCTTGCATATCGACAAGCAGTGGAAGATGGCACAGATATAATCGACTGTTCAGTACAGATGTCGAAGGATGCTGTGCCATTTTGCATGGACTCTCCAGATCTTACAAAAGGCACAACAGCGGCAACAATGTTCACGACAAAAGTTGCCAATGTGAATGAAATACAGAACGGGTCTGGCATCTTCTCATTTGATCTTTCATGGAGTGAGATCCAAACCCTAAAGC CTGACCTTGTTGGCCCGTTCAATCAAGAAGGACTAAAAAGAAATCCAGCAGCAAAGAACAGTGGGAAACTCATGGCATTAGCTGATTTCCTGGCCTTCTCAAAGAGAAGTAACGTCTCTGGCATACTAGTTGACATTCGT AACGCTCCATACCTAGCAACCAGAGGCATGGGCATTGTGGAGGCTGTTTCCAGTGCACTCGTCAATGCCAGCTACGACAAAGAGACCAGGCAGCAGGTCCTCATTGCGTCCGACAACTCCGCCGTGCTTGTAGCATTCAGTAAGTTCCCAGGGTTCAAGCGGGTACTCCAGATCAGCCACATGATCAGCGACGCCTCCAAGCAGtctgtggaggaggtggccaaATTTGCGGACGCTGTGTCCATCAGCCGTGGCTCAGTTGTCGAGGCACAAGGGTCATTCCTTGTGCGGTTCACTGATGTGATCAACAAGATGCACAGCGCAAACCTGTCAGTGTACATCGGGGTGCTCAGGGACGAGTTCATGAACCTTGCATTCGACTTCTGCGCTAACCCAATGGCGGAGATCGTGCTGTACTCATCTCTGATGGCTGATGGGATCGTGACCGAGTTCCCTGCGACGGCAGCCGAGTACTTCA GGAGCCCATGCAGTGACTTCAGCAAGAATCTGACCTACACTGTCATGCCTCCAAGACCCGGGTCTTTGCTCAACGTGACAGACCCCCATGCACTGCCACCGGCGCAGGGTCCGGTGCCGGTGCTAGAACCTGCCGACGTCGTggatccgccgctgccgccggtaaCCATCGGTGGTCATGGAGCTGCACCGTCTTCAAATGATTCCAGCACTAAGAgcggcgccacggcggccggcgccagCTCTGGCCTTTGCTTGTTGGTAGCTGGACTCGCTGCGCTCTTGGCAGTGAGCTCTCGGCGACCCTGA
- the LOC120671247 gene encoding glycerophosphodiester phosphodiesterase GDPDL7-like isoform X2 codes for MADSKWCSSISHSSCDNVGFCMTGLALDNSTLIAEVFPKNAKTYKVNGEALHGWFSVDFTSNQLTDNVTLIQNVLSRPSVFDGTMGMNLVDDVVGLNPAQLWINVQYGQFFLDHKLNIVEYISSKVKEFGVNYVSSPEVGFLKSLGGKLRKSNVKLILRFLDEKLIEPSTKQTYGAILKDLKSVKTFASGILVPKNYIWPVNKDQYLQPATTLVKDAHALGLEVYAFKFANDFISSYNYSYDPSAEYLQFIDNSDFSVDGVLTDFPSTASAAIACLAHTKDNPLPPPRNDTRPLIITHNGASGIFPGASDLAYRQAVEDGTDIIDCSVQMSKDAVPFCMDSPDLTKGTTAATMFTTKVANVNEIQNGSGIFSFDLSWSEIQTLKPDLVGPFNQEGLKRNPAAKNSGKLMALADFLAFSKRSNVSGILVDIRNAPYLATRGMGIVEAVSSALVNASYDKETRQQVLIASDNSAVLVAFSKFPGFKRVLQISHMISDASKQSVEEVAKFADAVSISRGSVVEAQGSFLVRFTDVINKMHSANLSVYIGVLRDEFMNLAFDFCANPMAEIVLYSSLMADGIVTEFPATAAEYFRSPCSDFSKNLTYTVMPPRPGSLLNVTDPHALPPAQGPVPVLEPADVVDPPLPPVTIGGHGAAPSSNDSSTKSGATAAGASSGLCLLVAGLAALLAVSSRRP; via the exons ATGGCGGACTCTAAGTG GTGCTCCTCCATTAGTCATAGCTCGTG TGACAATGTTGGATTCTGCATGACTGGCTTGGCACTTGACAACTCAACTCTAATAGCTGAGGTCTTCCCTAAGAATGCCAAGACATACAAAGTGAATGGAGAAGCTCTGCATGGATGGTTTTCAGTCGACTTCACTTCAAATCAGTTAACGGACAATGTTACAT TGATCCAGAATGTTCTGTCTCGCCCGAGCGTATTTGATGGCACCATGGGAATGAACCTTGTTGATGATGTAGTAGGACTCAACCCTGCTCAACTTTGGATTAATGTACAG TATGGCCAGTTCTTCCTAGATCACAAATTAAATATCGTAGAATATATATCATCTAAAGTGAAAGAATTTGGGGTCAATTATGTCTCCTCACCTGAAGTTGGATTCCTTAAAAGCCTTGGTGGGAAGCTGAGGAAGAGCAATGTGAAGCTCATTTTACGGTTTCTTGATGAGAAACTCATCGAACCTTCCACAAAACAAACCTATGGAGCCATTCTAAAGGACTTGAAATCAGTCAAGACTTTTGCCTCTGGAATTCTCGTCCCCAAGAATTACATTTGGCCTGTGAACAAGGATCAGTACTTGCAGCCAGCTACTACTTTGGTGAAAGATGCTCATGCCCTAGGCTTGGAGGTCTATGCATTTAAGTTTGCCAATGATTTCATCTCAAGTTACAACTACAGCTATGATCCTAGTGCCGAGTATTTGCAGTTTATTGATAATTCTGACTTCTCTGTTGATGGTGTCCTCACGGACTTCCCGTCCACAGCTTCAGCAGCCATTG CCTGTTTAGCACATACTAAGGACaaccctcttcctcctcccagaA ATGATACCAGGCCACTGATCATCACCCACAATGGTGCAAGTGGCATCTTCCCTGGTGCCTCTGACCTTGCATATCGACAAGCAGTGGAAGATGGCACAGATATAATCGACTGTTCAGTACAGATGTCGAAGGATGCTGTGCCATTTTGCATGGACTCTCCAGATCTTACAAAAGGCACAACAGCGGCAACAATGTTCACGACAAAAGTTGCCAATGTGAATGAAATACAGAACGGGTCTGGCATCTTCTCATTTGATCTTTCATGGAGTGAGATCCAAACCCTAAAGC CTGACCTTGTTGGCCCGTTCAATCAAGAAGGACTAAAAAGAAATCCAGCAGCAAAGAACAGTGGGAAACTCATGGCATTAGCTGATTTCCTGGCCTTCTCAAAGAGAAGTAACGTCTCTGGCATACTAGTTGACATTCGT AACGCTCCATACCTAGCAACCAGAGGCATGGGCATTGTGGAGGCTGTTTCCAGTGCACTCGTCAATGCCAGCTACGACAAAGAGACCAGGCAGCAGGTCCTCATTGCGTCCGACAACTCCGCCGTGCTTGTAGCATTCAGTAAGTTCCCAGGGTTCAAGCGGGTACTCCAGATCAGCCACATGATCAGCGACGCCTCCAAGCAGtctgtggaggaggtggccaaATTTGCGGACGCTGTGTCCATCAGCCGTGGCTCAGTTGTCGAGGCACAAGGGTCATTCCTTGTGCGGTTCACTGATGTGATCAACAAGATGCACAGCGCAAACCTGTCAGTGTACATCGGGGTGCTCAGGGACGAGTTCATGAACCTTGCATTCGACTTCTGCGCTAACCCAATGGCGGAGATCGTGCTGTACTCATCTCTGATGGCTGATGGGATCGTGACCGAGTTCCCTGCGACGGCAGCCGAGTACTTCA GGAGCCCATGCAGTGACTTCAGCAAGAATCTGACCTACACTGTCATGCCTCCAAGACCCGGGTCTTTGCTCAACGTGACAGACCCCCATGCACTGCCACCGGCGCAGGGTCCGGTGCCGGTGCTAGAACCTGCCGACGTCGTggatccgccgctgccgccggtaaCCATCGGTGGTCATGGAGCTGCACCGTCTTCAAATGATTCCAGCACTAAGAgcggcgccacggcggccggcgccagCTCTGGCCTTTGCTTGTTGGTAGCTGGACTCGCTGCGCTCTTGGCAGTGAGCTCTCGGCGACCCTGA
- the LOC120671247 gene encoding glycerophosphodiester phosphodiesterase GDPDL7-like isoform X3, translating into MADSKCDNVGFCMTGLALDNSTLIAEVFPKNAKTYKVNGEALHGWFSVDFTSNQLTDNVTLIQNVLSRPSVFDGTMGMNLVDDVVGLNPAQLWINVQYGQFFLDHKLNIVEYISSKVKEFGVNYVSSPEVGFLKSLGGKLRKSNVKLILRFLDEKLIEPSTKQTYGAILKDLKSVKTFASGILVPKNYIWPVNKDQYLQPATTLVKDAHALGLEVYAFKFANDFISSYNYSYDPSAEYLQFIDNSDFSVDGVLTDFPSTASAAIACLAHTKDNPLPPPRNDTRPLIITHNGASGIFPGASDLAYRQAVEDGTDIIDCSVQMSKDAVPFCMDSPDLTKGTTAATMFTTKVANVNEIQNGSGIFSFDLSWSEIQTLKPDLVGPFNQEGLKRNPAAKNSGKLMALADFLAFSKRSNVSGILVDIRNAPYLATRGMGIVEAVSSALVNASYDKETRQQVLIASDNSAVLVAFSKFPGFKRVLQISHMISDASKQSVEEVAKFADAVSISRGSVVEAQGSFLVRFTDVINKMHSANLSVYIGVLRDEFMNLAFDFCANPMAEIVLYSSLMADGIVTEFPATAAEYFRSPCSDFSKNLTYTVMPPRPGSLLNVTDPHALPPAQGPVPVLEPADVVDPPLPPVTIGGHGAAPSSNDSSTKSGATAAGASSGLCLLVAGLAALLAVSSRRP; encoded by the exons ATGGCGGACTCTAAGTG TGACAATGTTGGATTCTGCATGACTGGCTTGGCACTTGACAACTCAACTCTAATAGCTGAGGTCTTCCCTAAGAATGCCAAGACATACAAAGTGAATGGAGAAGCTCTGCATGGATGGTTTTCAGTCGACTTCACTTCAAATCAGTTAACGGACAATGTTACAT TGATCCAGAATGTTCTGTCTCGCCCGAGCGTATTTGATGGCACCATGGGAATGAACCTTGTTGATGATGTAGTAGGACTCAACCCTGCTCAACTTTGGATTAATGTACAG TATGGCCAGTTCTTCCTAGATCACAAATTAAATATCGTAGAATATATATCATCTAAAGTGAAAGAATTTGGGGTCAATTATGTCTCCTCACCTGAAGTTGGATTCCTTAAAAGCCTTGGTGGGAAGCTGAGGAAGAGCAATGTGAAGCTCATTTTACGGTTTCTTGATGAGAAACTCATCGAACCTTCCACAAAACAAACCTATGGAGCCATTCTAAAGGACTTGAAATCAGTCAAGACTTTTGCCTCTGGAATTCTCGTCCCCAAGAATTACATTTGGCCTGTGAACAAGGATCAGTACTTGCAGCCAGCTACTACTTTGGTGAAAGATGCTCATGCCCTAGGCTTGGAGGTCTATGCATTTAAGTTTGCCAATGATTTCATCTCAAGTTACAACTACAGCTATGATCCTAGTGCCGAGTATTTGCAGTTTATTGATAATTCTGACTTCTCTGTTGATGGTGTCCTCACGGACTTCCCGTCCACAGCTTCAGCAGCCATTG CCTGTTTAGCACATACTAAGGACaaccctcttcctcctcccagaA ATGATACCAGGCCACTGATCATCACCCACAATGGTGCAAGTGGCATCTTCCCTGGTGCCTCTGACCTTGCATATCGACAAGCAGTGGAAGATGGCACAGATATAATCGACTGTTCAGTACAGATGTCGAAGGATGCTGTGCCATTTTGCATGGACTCTCCAGATCTTACAAAAGGCACAACAGCGGCAACAATGTTCACGACAAAAGTTGCCAATGTGAATGAAATACAGAACGGGTCTGGCATCTTCTCATTTGATCTTTCATGGAGTGAGATCCAAACCCTAAAGC CTGACCTTGTTGGCCCGTTCAATCAAGAAGGACTAAAAAGAAATCCAGCAGCAAAGAACAGTGGGAAACTCATGGCATTAGCTGATTTCCTGGCCTTCTCAAAGAGAAGTAACGTCTCTGGCATACTAGTTGACATTCGT AACGCTCCATACCTAGCAACCAGAGGCATGGGCATTGTGGAGGCTGTTTCCAGTGCACTCGTCAATGCCAGCTACGACAAAGAGACCAGGCAGCAGGTCCTCATTGCGTCCGACAACTCCGCCGTGCTTGTAGCATTCAGTAAGTTCCCAGGGTTCAAGCGGGTACTCCAGATCAGCCACATGATCAGCGACGCCTCCAAGCAGtctgtggaggaggtggccaaATTTGCGGACGCTGTGTCCATCAGCCGTGGCTCAGTTGTCGAGGCACAAGGGTCATTCCTTGTGCGGTTCACTGATGTGATCAACAAGATGCACAGCGCAAACCTGTCAGTGTACATCGGGGTGCTCAGGGACGAGTTCATGAACCTTGCATTCGACTTCTGCGCTAACCCAATGGCGGAGATCGTGCTGTACTCATCTCTGATGGCTGATGGGATCGTGACCGAGTTCCCTGCGACGGCAGCCGAGTACTTCA GGAGCCCATGCAGTGACTTCAGCAAGAATCTGACCTACACTGTCATGCCTCCAAGACCCGGGTCTTTGCTCAACGTGACAGACCCCCATGCACTGCCACCGGCGCAGGGTCCGGTGCCGGTGCTAGAACCTGCCGACGTCGTggatccgccgctgccgccggtaaCCATCGGTGGTCATGGAGCTGCACCGTCTTCAAATGATTCCAGCACTAAGAgcggcgccacggcggccggcgccagCTCTGGCCTTTGCTTGTTGGTAGCTGGACTCGCTGCGCTCTTGGCAGTGAGCTCTCGGCGACCCTGA
- the LOC120671247 gene encoding glycerophosphodiester phosphodiesterase GDPDL7-like isoform X4 translates to MLHNVLSRPSVFDGTMGMNLVDDVVGLNPAQLWINVQYGQFFLDHKLNIVEYISSKVKEFGVNYVSSPEVGFLKSLGGKLRKSNVKLILRFLDEKLIEPSTKQTYGAILKDLKSVKTFASGILVPKNYIWPVNKDQYLQPATTLVKDAHALGLEVYAFKFANDFISSYNYSYDPSAEYLQFIDNSDFSVDGVLTDFPSTASAAIACLAHTKDNPLPPPRNDTRPLIITHNGASGIFPGASDLAYRQAVEDGTDIIDCSVQMSKDAVPFCMDSPDLTKGTTAATMFTTKVANVNEIQNGSGIFSFDLSWSEIQTLKPDLVGPFNQEGLKRNPAAKNSGKLMALADFLAFSKRSNVSGILVDIRNAPYLATRGMGIVEAVSSALVNASYDKETRQQVLIASDNSAVLVAFSKFPGFKRVLQISHMISDASKQSVEEVAKFADAVSISRGSVVEAQGSFLVRFTDVINKMHSANLSVYIGVLRDEFMNLAFDFCANPMAEIVLYSSLMADGIVTEFPATAAEYFRSPCSDFSKNLTYTVMPPRPGSLLNVTDPHALPPAQGPVPVLEPADVVDPPLPPVTIGGHGAAPSSNDSSTKSGATAAGASSGLCLLVAGLAALLAVSSRRP, encoded by the exons ATGTTACAT AATGTTCTGTCTCGCCCGAGCGTATTTGATGGCACCATGGGAATGAACCTTGTTGATGATGTAGTAGGACTCAACCCTGCTCAACTTTGGATTAATGTACAG TATGGCCAGTTCTTCCTAGATCACAAATTAAATATCGTAGAATATATATCATCTAAAGTGAAAGAATTTGGGGTCAATTATGTCTCCTCACCTGAAGTTGGATTCCTTAAAAGCCTTGGTGGGAAGCTGAGGAAGAGCAATGTGAAGCTCATTTTACGGTTTCTTGATGAGAAACTCATCGAACCTTCCACAAAACAAACCTATGGAGCCATTCTAAAGGACTTGAAATCAGTCAAGACTTTTGCCTCTGGAATTCTCGTCCCCAAGAATTACATTTGGCCTGTGAACAAGGATCAGTACTTGCAGCCAGCTACTACTTTGGTGAAAGATGCTCATGCCCTAGGCTTGGAGGTCTATGCATTTAAGTTTGCCAATGATTTCATCTCAAGTTACAACTACAGCTATGATCCTAGTGCCGAGTATTTGCAGTTTATTGATAATTCTGACTTCTCTGTTGATGGTGTCCTCACGGACTTCCCGTCCACAGCTTCAGCAGCCATTG CCTGTTTAGCACATACTAAGGACaaccctcttcctcctcccagaA ATGATACCAGGCCACTGATCATCACCCACAATGGTGCAAGTGGCATCTTCCCTGGTGCCTCTGACCTTGCATATCGACAAGCAGTGGAAGATGGCACAGATATAATCGACTGTTCAGTACAGATGTCGAAGGATGCTGTGCCATTTTGCATGGACTCTCCAGATCTTACAAAAGGCACAACAGCGGCAACAATGTTCACGACAAAAGTTGCCAATGTGAATGAAATACAGAACGGGTCTGGCATCTTCTCATTTGATCTTTCATGGAGTGAGATCCAAACCCTAAAGC CTGACCTTGTTGGCCCGTTCAATCAAGAAGGACTAAAAAGAAATCCAGCAGCAAAGAACAGTGGGAAACTCATGGCATTAGCTGATTTCCTGGCCTTCTCAAAGAGAAGTAACGTCTCTGGCATACTAGTTGACATTCGT AACGCTCCATACCTAGCAACCAGAGGCATGGGCATTGTGGAGGCTGTTTCCAGTGCACTCGTCAATGCCAGCTACGACAAAGAGACCAGGCAGCAGGTCCTCATTGCGTCCGACAACTCCGCCGTGCTTGTAGCATTCAGTAAGTTCCCAGGGTTCAAGCGGGTACTCCAGATCAGCCACATGATCAGCGACGCCTCCAAGCAGtctgtggaggaggtggccaaATTTGCGGACGCTGTGTCCATCAGCCGTGGCTCAGTTGTCGAGGCACAAGGGTCATTCCTTGTGCGGTTCACTGATGTGATCAACAAGATGCACAGCGCAAACCTGTCAGTGTACATCGGGGTGCTCAGGGACGAGTTCATGAACCTTGCATTCGACTTCTGCGCTAACCCAATGGCGGAGATCGTGCTGTACTCATCTCTGATGGCTGATGGGATCGTGACCGAGTTCCCTGCGACGGCAGCCGAGTACTTCA GGAGCCCATGCAGTGACTTCAGCAAGAATCTGACCTACACTGTCATGCCTCCAAGACCCGGGTCTTTGCTCAACGTGACAGACCCCCATGCACTGCCACCGGCGCAGGGTCCGGTGCCGGTGCTAGAACCTGCCGACGTCGTggatccgccgctgccgccggtaaCCATCGGTGGTCATGGAGCTGCACCGTCTTCAAATGATTCCAGCACTAAGAgcggcgccacggcggccggcgccagCTCTGGCCTTTGCTTGTTGGTAGCTGGACTCGCTGCGCTCTTGGCAGTGAGCTCTCGGCGACCCTGA
- the LOC120671247 gene encoding glycerophosphodiester phosphodiesterase GDPDL7-like isoform X5 — translation MGMNLVDDVVGLNPAQLWINVQYGQFFLDHKLNIVEYISSKVKEFGVNYVSSPEVGFLKSLGGKLRKSNVKLILRFLDEKLIEPSTKQTYGAILKDLKSVKTFASGILVPKNYIWPVNKDQYLQPATTLVKDAHALGLEVYAFKFANDFISSYNYSYDPSAEYLQFIDNSDFSVDGVLTDFPSTASAAIACLAHTKDNPLPPPRNDTRPLIITHNGASGIFPGASDLAYRQAVEDGTDIIDCSVQMSKDAVPFCMDSPDLTKGTTAATMFTTKVANVNEIQNGSGIFSFDLSWSEIQTLKPDLVGPFNQEGLKRNPAAKNSGKLMALADFLAFSKRSNVSGILVDIRNAPYLATRGMGIVEAVSSALVNASYDKETRQQVLIASDNSAVLVAFSKFPGFKRVLQISHMISDASKQSVEEVAKFADAVSISRGSVVEAQGSFLVRFTDVINKMHSANLSVYIGVLRDEFMNLAFDFCANPMAEIVLYSSLMADGIVTEFPATAAEYFRSPCSDFSKNLTYTVMPPRPGSLLNVTDPHALPPAQGPVPVLEPADVVDPPLPPVTIGGHGAAPSSNDSSTKSGATAAGASSGLCLLVAGLAALLAVSSRRP, via the exons ATGGGAATGAACCTTGTTGATGATGTAGTAGGACTCAACCCTGCTCAACTTTGGATTAATGTACAG TATGGCCAGTTCTTCCTAGATCACAAATTAAATATCGTAGAATATATATCATCTAAAGTGAAAGAATTTGGGGTCAATTATGTCTCCTCACCTGAAGTTGGATTCCTTAAAAGCCTTGGTGGGAAGCTGAGGAAGAGCAATGTGAAGCTCATTTTACGGTTTCTTGATGAGAAACTCATCGAACCTTCCACAAAACAAACCTATGGAGCCATTCTAAAGGACTTGAAATCAGTCAAGACTTTTGCCTCTGGAATTCTCGTCCCCAAGAATTACATTTGGCCTGTGAACAAGGATCAGTACTTGCAGCCAGCTACTACTTTGGTGAAAGATGCTCATGCCCTAGGCTTGGAGGTCTATGCATTTAAGTTTGCCAATGATTTCATCTCAAGTTACAACTACAGCTATGATCCTAGTGCCGAGTATTTGCAGTTTATTGATAATTCTGACTTCTCTGTTGATGGTGTCCTCACGGACTTCCCGTCCACAGCTTCAGCAGCCATTG CCTGTTTAGCACATACTAAGGACaaccctcttcctcctcccagaA ATGATACCAGGCCACTGATCATCACCCACAATGGTGCAAGTGGCATCTTCCCTGGTGCCTCTGACCTTGCATATCGACAAGCAGTGGAAGATGGCACAGATATAATCGACTGTTCAGTACAGATGTCGAAGGATGCTGTGCCATTTTGCATGGACTCTCCAGATCTTACAAAAGGCACAACAGCGGCAACAATGTTCACGACAAAAGTTGCCAATGTGAATGAAATACAGAACGGGTCTGGCATCTTCTCATTTGATCTTTCATGGAGTGAGATCCAAACCCTAAAGC CTGACCTTGTTGGCCCGTTCAATCAAGAAGGACTAAAAAGAAATCCAGCAGCAAAGAACAGTGGGAAACTCATGGCATTAGCTGATTTCCTGGCCTTCTCAAAGAGAAGTAACGTCTCTGGCATACTAGTTGACATTCGT AACGCTCCATACCTAGCAACCAGAGGCATGGGCATTGTGGAGGCTGTTTCCAGTGCACTCGTCAATGCCAGCTACGACAAAGAGACCAGGCAGCAGGTCCTCATTGCGTCCGACAACTCCGCCGTGCTTGTAGCATTCAGTAAGTTCCCAGGGTTCAAGCGGGTACTCCAGATCAGCCACATGATCAGCGACGCCTCCAAGCAGtctgtggaggaggtggccaaATTTGCGGACGCTGTGTCCATCAGCCGTGGCTCAGTTGTCGAGGCACAAGGGTCATTCCTTGTGCGGTTCACTGATGTGATCAACAAGATGCACAGCGCAAACCTGTCAGTGTACATCGGGGTGCTCAGGGACGAGTTCATGAACCTTGCATTCGACTTCTGCGCTAACCCAATGGCGGAGATCGTGCTGTACTCATCTCTGATGGCTGATGGGATCGTGACCGAGTTCCCTGCGACGGCAGCCGAGTACTTCA GGAGCCCATGCAGTGACTTCAGCAAGAATCTGACCTACACTGTCATGCCTCCAAGACCCGGGTCTTTGCTCAACGTGACAGACCCCCATGCACTGCCACCGGCGCAGGGTCCGGTGCCGGTGCTAGAACCTGCCGACGTCGTggatccgccgctgccgccggtaaCCATCGGTGGTCATGGAGCTGCACCGTCTTCAAATGATTCCAGCACTAAGAgcggcgccacggcggccggcgccagCTCTGGCCTTTGCTTGTTGGTAGCTGGACTCGCTGCGCTCTTGGCAGTGAGCTCTCGGCGACCCTGA